The following coding sequences are from one Triticum dicoccoides isolate Atlit2015 ecotype Zavitan chromosome 4A, WEW_v2.0, whole genome shotgun sequence window:
- the LOC119287419 gene encoding aspartokinase 1, chloroplastic-like, translating to MATALRLAAVARDSPAAVSKLGRERALLRAAARPGGQCCARRGLVLRCQSGAATLKKGEAADGAGAAAGFTVVMKFGGSSVSSAARMREVADLILSFPEETPVVVLSAMGKTTNNLLLAGEKAVSCGAPKASEINELAVIKELHLRTIDELGLDSSIVSGFLDELEQLLKGVAMMKELTLRTRDYLVSFGECMSTRIFAAYLNKLGKKARQYDAFDLGFITTDDFTNADILEATYPAVAKRLHGDWIDDPAIPIVTGFLGKGWKSCAVTTLGRGGSDLTATTIGKALGLREIQVWKDVDGVLTCDPNIYANAVPVPYLTFDEAAELAYFGAQVLHPQSMRPAREGGIPVRVKNSYNRHAPGTVITKTRDMRKSILTSIVLKSNITMLDIVSTRMLGQYGFLAKVFSIFEDLGISVDSVATSEVSISLTLDPSKLWSRELIQQELDHVVEELEKIAVVHLLQHRSIISLIGNVQRSSLILEKAFNVLRRNGVNVQMISQGASKVNISLVVNDSEAKQCVQALHSAFFENGFLSEVEEADLAQKRAPVLVSSNGAINGN from the exons ATGGCGACCGCGCTGCGTCTGGCGGCGGTCGCGCGGGACTCTCCGGCGGCCGTCTCCAAGCTCGGGAGGGAGAGGGCCTTGCTGCGCGCGGCCGCTAGGCCGGGTGGGCAATGCTGCGCGCGGAGGGGGCTGGTGCTCCGCTGCCAGAGTGGGGCGGCCACGCTCAAGAAGGGCGAGGCGGCGGATGGGGCCGGGGCAGCGGCGGGGTTCACCGTGGTGATGAAGTTCGGCGGCTCGTCCGTGTCGTCTGCCGCGCGGATGCGGGAGGTGGCCGACCTCATCCTCAGCTTCCCCGAGGAGACGCCCGTCGTCGTCCTCTCCGCCATGGGCAAGACCACCAACAACCTCCTCCTG GCCGGAGAGAAGGCGGTGAGCTGCGGCGCCCCCAAGGCGTCGGAAATCAACGAGCTCGCCGTCATCAAGGAGCTCCATCTCAG GACCATCGATGAGCTTGGACTAGATAGCTCCATTGTTTCAG GTTTTTTGGACGAATTGGAGCAACTGCTTAAGGGTGTTGCTATGATGAAAGAGCTGACTCTTAGGACACGAGATTACCTTGTATCCTTTGGTGAATGCATGTCTACAAGAATATTTGCTGCATATTTGAATAAACTTGGGAAGAAGGCACGACAG TATGATGCTTTTGATCTTGGCTTTATAACCACTGACGATTTCACAAATGCTGATATTCTCGAAGCAACTTATCCTGCTGTTGCAAAGAGGCTACATGGAGATTGGATTGATGACCCTGCTATTCCTATAGTGACTGGTTTCCTTGGGAAG GGGTGGAAATCATGCGCGGTCACAACGTTAGGAAGGGGCGGCAGTGACTTGACCGCTACAACCATTGGCAAAGCCTTGGGGTTAAGAGAAATCCAG GTTTGGAAGGATGTAGATGGTGTGTTGACGTGTGATCCAAATATTTATGCAAATGCGGTACCAGTACCCTACTTGACTTTTGATGAGGCAGCTGAACTTGCTTATTTTGGTGCACAG GTTTTGCATCCCCAATCCATGCGACCAGCTAGGGAAGGTGGTATCCCAGTTCGAGTGAAGAACTCATATAACCGTCATGCACCTGGCACTGTGATCACTAAAACAAGAGATATGCGCAAG AGCATATTAACCAGCATTGTCCTGAAATCAAATATTACCATGCTGGATATAGTGAGCACAAGGATGCTCGGACAGTATGGCTTTCTAGCTAAG GTCTTCTCAATATTTGAAGATTTGGGTATCTCTGTTGATTCTGTGGCTACTAGTGAAGTCAGCATATCATTGACACTAGATCCATCAAAACTGTGGAGTCGTGAATTGATCCAGCAG gagcttgatcatgtagttgaagagCTTGAAAAGATTGCAGTTGTTCATCTCCTACAGCACAGATCAATCATTTCCCTGATAGGGAACGTGCAGAGATCGTCTCTGATTCTTGAGAAG GCGTTCAACGTTCTACGCAGAAATGGTGTTAATGTTCAGATGATTTCGCAAGGGGCGTCCaag GTGAACATCTCCTTGGTGGTGAATGACAGCGAGGCGAAGCAGTGCGTGCAAGCCCTCCACTCGGCATTCTTCGAGAACGGCTTCTTGTCAGAAGTCGAGGAAGCGGACCTTGCACAGAAGAGGGCTCCAGTCCTAGTAAGCTCGAATGGTGCCATCAACGGAAACTAG